In Microbacterium cremeum, a genomic segment contains:
- the lepB gene encoding signal peptidase I: protein MIAAPRRRALRSAAAVLAPLVAAGLILAAFGVATVRNDSMTPTLRSGDLVVFDRWTPPARGDIVLLSDRQGWSGEVGALLVKRVVGIAGDVVVCCETGSGRLVVNGEAVDEEYAAGSRPGGDIPFRVTVPRGAVWVMGDNRAASADSRASVSSPDHGAVTSEQLRGTVRAWWSGW, encoded by the coding sequence GTGATCGCGGCCCCGCGTCGCCGGGCGCTGCGGTCGGCTGCGGCCGTGCTCGCGCCCCTGGTCGCGGCGGGTCTGATCCTCGCGGCGTTCGGGGTGGCGACCGTGCGCAACGACTCGATGACCCCGACGCTGCGCAGCGGCGACCTCGTCGTGTTCGACCGGTGGACGCCTCCGGCACGCGGGGACATCGTGCTGCTGAGCGACCGTCAGGGCTGGTCGGGCGAGGTCGGCGCCCTCCTCGTCAAGCGCGTCGTCGGCATCGCCGGCGACGTCGTGGTGTGCTGCGAGACCGGGAGCGGCCGCCTCGTCGTCAACGGCGAGGCGGTCGACGAGGAGTATGCCGCAGGCTCGCGCCCCGGCGGCGACATCCCGTTCCGGGTGACGGTGCCCCGCGGCGCGGTCTGGGTCATGGGCGACAACCGCGCGGCGTCGGCCGACTCCCGCGCGTCGGTGTCGTCTCCCGATCACGGTGCGGTGACGAGCGAGCAGCTGCGGGGGACCGTGCGTGCGTGGTGGAGCGGGTGGTGA